The proteins below come from a single Peromyscus maniculatus bairdii isolate BWxNUB_F1_BW_parent chromosome 13, HU_Pman_BW_mat_3.1, whole genome shotgun sequence genomic window:
- the Speg gene encoding striated muscle preferentially expressed protein kinase isoform X13 — protein sequence MQKGRGARGEDAGTRAPPSPGVPPKRAKVGAGRGVLPTGAGAGAPVFLRPLKNAAVCAGNDVRLRVVVSGTPQPNLSWFRDGQLLPTPAPEPSCLWLRSCGAQDAGVYSCSAQNERGQASCEAVLTVLEVRVFRSCRKQSYDSETAEDDISDVQGTQRLELRDDRAFSTPTGGSDTLVGTSLDTPPTSVTGTSEEQVSWWGSGQTVLEQEAGSGGGTRPLPGSPRQAQTTGAGPRHLGVEPLVRASRANLVGASWGSEDSLSVASDLYGSAFSLYRGRALSIHVSIPQSGLRREEPDLQPQPASDALRPRPALPPPSKSALLPPPSPRVGKRALPGPSAQPPATPTSPHRRTQEPSLPEDTITEEKRGKKPKSSGPSLAGTVESRPQTPLSEASGRLSALGRSPRLVRAGSRILDKLQFFEERRRSLERSDSPPAPLRPWVPLRKARSLEQPKSEDSAAWGTPGASQEEELRSPRGSVAERRRLFQQKAASLDERTRQRSSASDLELRFAQELGRIRRSTSREELVRSHESLRATLQRAPSPREPGEPPLFSQPSTPKTSRAVSPATTQPPPPSGPGKSGDEPGRPRSRGPVGRTELGEGPQQEVKRRDQFPLTRSRAIQECRSPVPPATADPQESRTKAPSGRKREPPAQAVRFLPWATPGGVEGSALPQTLEKNKAGPEAEKRLRRGPEEDGPWGAWDRRGTRSQGKGRRARPTSPELESSDDSYVSAGEEPLEAPVFEIPLQNVVVAPGADVLLKCIITANPPPQVSWKKDGSTLHSEGRLLIRAEGERHTLLLREARAADAGNYTVTATNELGQASCASSLAVRPGGSTSPFSSPITSDEEYLSPPEEFPEPGETWPRTPTMKLSPNQDRDSSDSKAPPTFKVSLMDQSVREGQDVIMSIRVQGEPKPVVSWLRNRQPVRPDQRRFAEEAEGGLCRLRILAAERGDAGFYTCKAVNEYGARQCEARLEVRAHPESRSLAVLAPLQDVDVGAGEMALFECLVAGPADVEVDWLCRGRLLQPALLKCKMHFDGRKCKLLLTSVHEDDSGVYTCKLSTAKDELTCSARLTVRPSLAPLFTRLLEDVEVLEGRAARLDCKISGTPPPSVTWTHFGHPVNESENLRLRQDGGLHSLHIARVGSEDEGLYEVNATNAHGQAHCSAQLYVEEPRTAASGPSSKLEKMPSIPEEPEHGDLERLSIPDFLRPLQDLEVGLAKEAMLECQVTGLPYPTISWFHNGHRIQSSDDRRMTQYRDIHRLVFPAVGPQHAGVYKSVIANKLGKAACYAHLYVTDVVPGPPDGAPQVVAVTGRMVTLTWNPPRSLDMAIDPDSLTYTVQHQVLGSDQWTALVTGLREPAWAATGLKKGLQHIFRVLSTSGKSSSKPSAPSEPVQLVEHGPPLEEAPAVLDKPDVVYVVEGQPACVTVTFNHVEAQVVWRSCRGALLEARAGVYELRQPDDDQYCLRICRVSRRDLGALTCTARNRHGTKACSVTLELAEAPRFESIMEDVEVGPGETARFAVVVEGKPLPDIMWYKDEVLLAESNHVSFVYEENECSLVVLSAGTEDGGVYTCTARNLAGEVSCKAELSVHSAQTTMEVEGVGEDEEPRGRRLSDYYDIHQEIGRGAFSYLRRVVERSSGLEFAAKFIPSQAKPKASARREARLLARLQHDCVLYFHEAFERRRGLVIVTELCTEELLERMARKPTVYPGLYAASAGRNMLPASEPCASP from the exons GCCCACACCGGCCCCAGAGCCCAGCTGCCTGTGGCTGCGGAGCTGCGGGGCACAGGACGCCGGTGTGTACAGCTGCAGCGCCCAGAATGAGCGGGGCCAGGCCTCCTGCGAGGCTGTGCTCACAgtgctggaggtcagag TTTTCCGCTCCTGCAGAAAGCAAAGTTACG ACTCCGAGACTGCTGAGGATGACATCAGCGATGTGCAGGGGACCCAGCGCCTGGAGCTTCGGGATGACAGGGCCTTCAGCACCCCCACGG GGGGCTCTGATACCCTGGTGGGCACCTCCCTGGACACACCCCCGACCTCCGTGACAGGCACCTCAGAAGAGCAAGTGAGCTGGTGGGGCAGCGGGCAGACGGTCCTGGAGCAAGAAGCGGGCAGCGGGGGTGGCACCCGCCCCCTCCCAGGCAGCCCAAGGCAAGCACAGACAACCGGGGCCGGGCCACGGCACCTGGGGGTGGAGCCGCTGGTGCGGGCATCGCGAGCTAATCTGGTGGGCGCAAGCTGGGGGTCAGAGGATAGCCTTTCGGTGGCCAGTGACCTGTATGGCAGCGCGTTCAGTCTGTACAGAGGACGGGCGCTCTCAATCCACGT CAGCATTCCTCAGAGTGGATTGCGCAGAGAGGAGCCTGACCTTCAGCCTCAGCCAGCCAGTGATGCCCTTCGTCCACGCCctgccctcccacctccctccaagTCCGCGCTGCTTCCCCCACCATCTCCTCGGGTGGGTAAGAGGGCTTTGCCAGGACCTAGTGCCCAGCCCCCAGCTACTCCCACTTCGCCCCATCGGCGTACTCAGGAGCCCTCGCTGCCTGAGGACACCATCACCGAAGAGAAGCGAGGGAAAAAGCCTAAGTCATCAGGGCCGTCGCTGGCGGGCACAGTGGAGTCCCGGCCCCAGACGCCACTGAGCGAGGCCTCGGGTCGCCTGTCAGCGCTGGGCCGCTCGCCCCGGCTGGTGCGTGCGGGCTCCCGCATCCTGGATAAGCTGCAGTTCTTCGAGGAGCGGCGACGCAGCCTGGAGCGCAGCGACTCGCCACCAGCGCCCCTGCGGCCCTGGGTGCCCCTGCGCAAGGCTCGCTCGCTGGAGCAGCCCAAGTCCGAGGACAGCGCGGCGTGGGGCACACCAGGGGCCTCGCAGGAGGAGGAGCTGCGGTCACCTAGAGGCAGTGTGGCAGAACGGCGTCGCCTGTTCCAGCAGAAGGCGGCCTCCTTGGACGAGCGCACGCGACAGCGCAGCTCAGCCTCGGACCTCGAGCTCCGCTTCGCCCAGGAGCTGGGCCGCATCCGCAGATCCACGTCGCGGGAGGAACTGGTGCGTTCGCACGAGTCCCTGCGGGCCACGCTGCAGCGCGCCCCATCTCCTCGGGAGCCCGGCGAGCCTCCGCTCTTCTCCCAGCCCTCCACACCCAAGACTTCACGGGCGGTGAGCCCGGCCACCACCCAGCCGCCTCCTCCCAGTGGTCCCGGCAAATCTGGGGACGAACCTGGGAGGCCCCGGAGCCGAGGACCGGTGGGCAGGACTGAGCTGGGGGAAGGCCCGCAGCAGGAGGTTAAGCGACGGGACCAGTTCCCGCTCACCAGGAGCAGAGCCATCCAGGAGTGCAGGAGCCCGGTGCCGCCCGCCACTGCTGATCCCCAAGAAAGCAGGACAAAAGCGCCCTCTGGTCGGAAACGGGAACCCCCTGCACAAGCGGTACGCTTTCTGCCCTGGGCCACTCCGGGGGGCGTGGAGGGCTCTGCTCTGCCCCAAACCTTGGAGAAGAACAAAGCCGGGCCTGAGGCTGAGAAGAGGCTTCGCAGAGGACCTGAAGAGGATGGTCCCTGGGGGGCCTGGGACCGCAGAGGGACCCGAAGCCAAGGCAAAGGTCGCCGCGCTCGGCCTACTTCCCCTGAGCTCG AGTCCTCGGACGACTCCTATGTATCCGCTGGAGAAGAGCCGCTGGAGGCACCAGTGTTTGAGATACCCCTGCAGAACGTGGTGGTGGCACCAGGAGCTGACGTGCTACTTAAGTGTATCATCACCGCCAACCCTCCACCCCAAG TGTCCTGGAAAAAGGATGGGTCCACATTGCACAGTGAGGGGCGCCTTCTCATCCGGGCCGAGGGCGAGCGGCACACGCTGCTGCTCAGGGAGGCCCGGGCTGCTGATGCTGGGAACTATACCGTCACTGCCACCAACGAACTGGGCCAGGCTAGCTGTGCTTCCTCGCTGGCCGTGAGACCTG GCGGGTCCACATCCCCTTTCAGCAGCCCTATCACCTCTGATGAGGAGTACCTGAGCCCCCCAGAGGAGTTCCCAGAGCCTGGGGAGACCTGGCCCAGAACCCCAACCATGAAGCTCAGTCCCAACCAGGATCGGGATTCCTCTGACTCCAAGGCACCCCCAACCTTCAAG GTCTCACTCATGGACCAATCCGTAAGAGAAGGCCAAGATGTCATTATGAGCATCCGAGTGCAGGGGGAGCCCAAGCCTGTGGTCTCCTG GCTGAGAAATCGTCAGCCCGTGCGCCCAGACCAGCGGCGCTTCGCCGAGGAGGCGGAGGGTGGGCTCTGCCGCTTGCGGATCCTGGCTGCCGAGCGGGGCGATGCTGGCTTCTACACCTGCAAGGCCGTCAACGAGTATGGCGCTCGGCAGTGTGAGGCCCGCCTAGAGGTCCGAG CACACCCTGAAAGCCGGTCCCTGGCCGTGCTGGCCCCCCTGCAGGACGTGGACGtgggggccggggagatggcgcTGTTTGAGTGCCTGGTGGCGGGTCCGGCCGACGTGGAGGTGGACTGGCTGTGCCGCGGCCGCCTGCTGCAGCCCGCGCTGCTCAAATGTAAGATGCATTTTGACGGCCGCAAGTGCAAGCTGCTGCTCACCTCTGTGCATGAGGACGACAGTGGGGTCTACACGTGTAAGCTGAGCACCGCCAAAG ATGAACTGACCTGCAGTGCCCGGCTGACGGTCCGGCCGTCGCTGGCGCCTCTGTTCACCCGGTTGCTGGAAGACGTCGAGGTGCTGGAAGGCCGCGCAGCCCGATTGGACTGCAAGATCAGCGGTACCCCGCCTCCCTCTGTTACCTGGACTCATTTTG GCCACCCCGTGAATGAGAGCGAGAACTTGCGGCTGCGGCAGGATGGGGGTCTGCACTCACTGCACATCGCCCGGGTGGGAAGTGAGGATGAGGGACTCTACGAAGTCAATGCCACCAACGCTCACGGCCAGGCCCACTGCTCTGCCCAGCTGTACGTGGAGGAGCCTCGGACAGCCGCCTCTGGCCCCAG CTCGAAGCTGGAGAAGATGCCATCCATCCCTGAGGAGCCGGAGCATGGGGATCTGGAGAGGCTGTCTATTCCCGACTTCCTGCGGCCACTACAAGATCTGGAAGTGGGGCTAGCTAAAGAAGCCATGCTGGAGTGCCAAGTGACCGGCCTGCCCTATCCCACCATCAGCTGGTTCCACAATGGCCACCGAATTCAAAGCAGTGACGATCGACGCATGACACAGT ACAGGGACATACACCGCCTGGTGTTCCCCGCCGTGGGGCCTCAGCATGCCGGGGTCTATAAGAGTGTCATCGCCAACAAGTTGGGCAAAGCTGCCTGCTACGCCCATCTCTACGTCACAG ATGTGGTTCCGGGCCCTCCGGATGGCGCTCCGCAAGTGGTGGCGGTGACAGGAAGGATGGTCACGCTGACATGGAACCCACCCAGGAGTCTGGACATGGCTATCG ACCCAGACTCTCTGACATACACTGTGCAGCACCAGGTGTTGGGCTCAGACCAGTGGACCGCACTGGTCACAGGTCTGCGGGAGCCCGCGTGGGCGGCCACGGGGCTGAAGAAGGGACTCCAGCACATCTTCCGGGTCCTCAGCACCAGCGGCAAGAGTAGCAGCAAGCCCTCGGCGCCATCGGAGCCTGTGCAGCTGGTAGAGCACG gcccacCCCTGGAGGAGGCTCCGGCAGTGCTGGATAAACCAGACGTTGTGTACGTAGTAGAGGGCCAGCCGGCTTGCGTCACGGTCACCTTTAACCATGTGGAGGCCCAGGTTgtctggaggag CTGCCGAGGAGCCCTCCTAGAGGCACGCGCAGGTGTCTATGAACTGAGGCAACCAGATGACGACCAGTATTGTCTTCGGATCTGCCGGGTGAGCCGCCGAGACCTGGGGGCCCTTACCTGCACCGCCCGGAACCGCCATGGCACCAAGGCCTGCTCGGTCACCTTGGAGCTGGCAG AGGCCCCTCGGTTTGAGTCTATCATGGAAGACGtggaggtggggcctggagagaccGCCCGCTTTGCTGTGGTAGTTGAAGGGAAGCCACTGCCAGACATCATGTGGTACAAG GATGAGGTGCTGCTGGCCGAGAGCAATCACGTGAGCTTCGTGTATGAGGAGAACGAGTGTTCGCTGGTGGTGCTCAGTGCAGGAACCGAGGATGGAGGCGTCTATACCTGCACAGCCCGGAACCTGGCCGGCGAAGTCTCCTGCAAGGCAGAGCTGTCTGTGCATTCAG ctcAGACAACTATGGAGGTCGAGGGGgttggagaggatgaggagccCCGAGGAAGAAGACTGAGCGACTACTACGACATCCACCAAGAGATCGGCAG GGGTGCCTTCTCCTACCTGCGGCGTGTGGTGGAACGGAGCTCCGGCCTGGAGTTCGCAGCCAAGTTCATCCCCAGCCAGGCCAAGCCCAAGGCATCAGCGAGACGCGAAGCCCGGTTGCTGGCCCGACTCCAGCATGACTGTGTGCTCTACTTCCACGAGGCCTTCGAGAGGCGCCGGGGACTTGTCATTGTCACCGAGCT
- the Speg gene encoding striated muscle preferentially expressed protein kinase isoform X14, with protein MQKGRGARGEDAGTRAPPSPGVPPKRAKVGAGRGVLPTGAGAGAPVFLRPLKNAAVCAGNDVRLRVVVSGTPQPNLSWFRDGQLLPTPAPEPSCLWLRSCGAQDAGVYSCSAQNERGQASCEAVLTVLEVRVFRSCRKQSYDSETAEDDISDVQGTQRLELRDDRAFSTPTGGSDTLVGTSLDTPPTSVTGTSEEQVSWWGSGQTVLEQEAGSGGGTRPLPGSPRQAQTTGAGPRHLGVEPLVRASRANLVGASWGSEDSLSVASDLYGSAFSLYRGRALSIHVSIPQSGLRREEPDLQPQPASDALRPRPALPPPSKSALLPPPSPRVGKRALPGPSAQPPATPTSPHRRTQEPSLPEDTITEEKRGKKPKSSGPSLAGTVESRPQTPLSEASGRLSALGRSPRLVRAGSRILDKLQFFEERRRSLERSDSPPAPLRPWVPLRKARSLEQPKSEDSAAWGTPGASQEEELRSPRGSVAERRRLFQQKAASLDERTRQRSSASDLELRFAQELGRIRRSTSREELVRSHESLRATLQRAPSPREPGEPPLFSQPSTPKTSRAVSPATTQPPPPSGPGKSGDEPGRPRSRGPVGRTELGEGPQQEVKRRDQFPLTRSRAIQECRSPVPPATADPQESRTKAPSGRKREPPAQAVRFLPWATPGGVEGSALPQTLEKNKAGPEAEKRLRRGPEEDGPWGAWDRRGTRSQGKGRRARPTSPELESSDDSYVSAGEEPLEAPVFEIPLQNVVVAPGADVLLKCIITANPPPQVSWKKDGSTLHSEGRLLIRAEGERHTLLLREARAADAGNYTVTATNELGQASCASSLAVRPGGSTSPFSSPITSDEEYLSPPEEFPEPGETWPRTPTMKLSPNQDRDSSDSKAPPTFKVSLMDQSVREGQDVIMSIRVQGEPKPVVSWLRNRQPVRPDQRRFAEEAEGGLCRLRILAAERGDAGFYTCKAVNEYGARQCEARLEVRGE; from the exons GCCCACACCGGCCCCAGAGCCCAGCTGCCTGTGGCTGCGGAGCTGCGGGGCACAGGACGCCGGTGTGTACAGCTGCAGCGCCCAGAATGAGCGGGGCCAGGCCTCCTGCGAGGCTGTGCTCACAgtgctggaggtcagag TTTTCCGCTCCTGCAGAAAGCAAAGTTACG ACTCCGAGACTGCTGAGGATGACATCAGCGATGTGCAGGGGACCCAGCGCCTGGAGCTTCGGGATGACAGGGCCTTCAGCACCCCCACGG GGGGCTCTGATACCCTGGTGGGCACCTCCCTGGACACACCCCCGACCTCCGTGACAGGCACCTCAGAAGAGCAAGTGAGCTGGTGGGGCAGCGGGCAGACGGTCCTGGAGCAAGAAGCGGGCAGCGGGGGTGGCACCCGCCCCCTCCCAGGCAGCCCAAGGCAAGCACAGACAACCGGGGCCGGGCCACGGCACCTGGGGGTGGAGCCGCTGGTGCGGGCATCGCGAGCTAATCTGGTGGGCGCAAGCTGGGGGTCAGAGGATAGCCTTTCGGTGGCCAGTGACCTGTATGGCAGCGCGTTCAGTCTGTACAGAGGACGGGCGCTCTCAATCCACGT CAGCATTCCTCAGAGTGGATTGCGCAGAGAGGAGCCTGACCTTCAGCCTCAGCCAGCCAGTGATGCCCTTCGTCCACGCCctgccctcccacctccctccaagTCCGCGCTGCTTCCCCCACCATCTCCTCGGGTGGGTAAGAGGGCTTTGCCAGGACCTAGTGCCCAGCCCCCAGCTACTCCCACTTCGCCCCATCGGCGTACTCAGGAGCCCTCGCTGCCTGAGGACACCATCACCGAAGAGAAGCGAGGGAAAAAGCCTAAGTCATCAGGGCCGTCGCTGGCGGGCACAGTGGAGTCCCGGCCCCAGACGCCACTGAGCGAGGCCTCGGGTCGCCTGTCAGCGCTGGGCCGCTCGCCCCGGCTGGTGCGTGCGGGCTCCCGCATCCTGGATAAGCTGCAGTTCTTCGAGGAGCGGCGACGCAGCCTGGAGCGCAGCGACTCGCCACCAGCGCCCCTGCGGCCCTGGGTGCCCCTGCGCAAGGCTCGCTCGCTGGAGCAGCCCAAGTCCGAGGACAGCGCGGCGTGGGGCACACCAGGGGCCTCGCAGGAGGAGGAGCTGCGGTCACCTAGAGGCAGTGTGGCAGAACGGCGTCGCCTGTTCCAGCAGAAGGCGGCCTCCTTGGACGAGCGCACGCGACAGCGCAGCTCAGCCTCGGACCTCGAGCTCCGCTTCGCCCAGGAGCTGGGCCGCATCCGCAGATCCACGTCGCGGGAGGAACTGGTGCGTTCGCACGAGTCCCTGCGGGCCACGCTGCAGCGCGCCCCATCTCCTCGGGAGCCCGGCGAGCCTCCGCTCTTCTCCCAGCCCTCCACACCCAAGACTTCACGGGCGGTGAGCCCGGCCACCACCCAGCCGCCTCCTCCCAGTGGTCCCGGCAAATCTGGGGACGAACCTGGGAGGCCCCGGAGCCGAGGACCGGTGGGCAGGACTGAGCTGGGGGAAGGCCCGCAGCAGGAGGTTAAGCGACGGGACCAGTTCCCGCTCACCAGGAGCAGAGCCATCCAGGAGTGCAGGAGCCCGGTGCCGCCCGCCACTGCTGATCCCCAAGAAAGCAGGACAAAAGCGCCCTCTGGTCGGAAACGGGAACCCCCTGCACAAGCGGTACGCTTTCTGCCCTGGGCCACTCCGGGGGGCGTGGAGGGCTCTGCTCTGCCCCAAACCTTGGAGAAGAACAAAGCCGGGCCTGAGGCTGAGAAGAGGCTTCGCAGAGGACCTGAAGAGGATGGTCCCTGGGGGGCCTGGGACCGCAGAGGGACCCGAAGCCAAGGCAAAGGTCGCCGCGCTCGGCCTACTTCCCCTGAGCTCG AGTCCTCGGACGACTCCTATGTATCCGCTGGAGAAGAGCCGCTGGAGGCACCAGTGTTTGAGATACCCCTGCAGAACGTGGTGGTGGCACCAGGAGCTGACGTGCTACTTAAGTGTATCATCACCGCCAACCCTCCACCCCAAG TGTCCTGGAAAAAGGATGGGTCCACATTGCACAGTGAGGGGCGCCTTCTCATCCGGGCCGAGGGCGAGCGGCACACGCTGCTGCTCAGGGAGGCCCGGGCTGCTGATGCTGGGAACTATACCGTCACTGCCACCAACGAACTGGGCCAGGCTAGCTGTGCTTCCTCGCTGGCCGTGAGACCTG GCGGGTCCACATCCCCTTTCAGCAGCCCTATCACCTCTGATGAGGAGTACCTGAGCCCCCCAGAGGAGTTCCCAGAGCCTGGGGAGACCTGGCCCAGAACCCCAACCATGAAGCTCAGTCCCAACCAGGATCGGGATTCCTCTGACTCCAAGGCACCCCCAACCTTCAAG GTCTCACTCATGGACCAATCCGTAAGAGAAGGCCAAGATGTCATTATGAGCATCCGAGTGCAGGGGGAGCCCAAGCCTGTGGTCTCCTG GCTGAGAAATCGTCAGCCCGTGCGCCCAGACCAGCGGCGCTTCGCCGAGGAGGCGGAGGGTGGGCTCTGCCGCTTGCGGATCCTGGCTGCCGAGCGGGGCGATGCTGGCTTCTACACCTGCAAGGCCGTCAACGAGTATGGCGCTCGGCAGTGTGAGGCCCGCCTAGAGGTCCGAG GCGAGTGA
- the Speg gene encoding striated muscle preferentially expressed protein kinase isoform X15, with translation MKKLWVKKRFQKTGHSRRAFGRLTHVFRSCRKQSYDSETAEDDISDVQGTQRLELRDDRAFSTPTGGSDTLVGTSLDTPPTSVTGTSEEQVSWWGSGQTVLEQEAGSGGGTRPLPGSPSSIPQSGLRREEPDLQPQPASDALRPRPALPPPSKSALLPPPSPRVGKRALPGPSAQPPATPTSPHRRTQEPSLPEDTITEEKRGKKPKSSGPSLAGTVESRPQTPLSEASGRLSALGRSPRLVRAGSRILDKLQFFEERRRSLERSDSPPAPLRPWVPLRKARSLEQPKSEDSAAWGTPGASQEEELRSPRGSVAERRRLFQQKAASLDERTRQRSSASDLELRFAQELGRIRRSTSREELVRSHESLRATLQRAPSPREPGEPPLFSQPSTPKTSRAVSPATTQPPPPSGPGKSGDEPGRPRSRGPVGRTELGEGPQQEVKRRDQFPLTRSRAIQECRSPVPPATADPQESRTKAPSGRKREPPAQAVRFLPWATPGGVEGSALPQTLEKNKAGPEAEKRLRRGPEEDGPWGAWDRRGTRSQGKGRRARPTSPELESSDDSYVSAGEEPLEAPVFEIPLQNVVVAPGADVLLKCIITANPPPQVSWKKDGSTLHSEGRLLIRAEGERHTLLLREARAADAGNYTVTATNELGQASCASSLAVRPGGSTSPFSSPITSDEEYLSPPEEFPEPGETWPRTPTMKLSPNQDRDSSDSKAPPTFKVSLMDQSVREGQDVIMSIRVQGEPKPVVSWLRNRQPVRPDQRRFAEEAEGGLCRLRILAAERGDAGFYTCKAVNEYGARQCEARLEVRGE, from the exons ATGAAGAAGCTGTGGGTGAAGAAGCGTTTCCAG aaaaccGGCCATTCCCGCCGGGCCTTTGGCCGACTTACCCATG TTTTCCGCTCCTGCAGAAAGCAAAGTTACG ACTCCGAGACTGCTGAGGATGACATCAGCGATGTGCAGGGGACCCAGCGCCTGGAGCTTCGGGATGACAGGGCCTTCAGCACCCCCACGG GGGGCTCTGATACCCTGGTGGGCACCTCCCTGGACACACCCCCGACCTCCGTGACAGGCACCTCAGAAGAGCAAGTGAGCTGGTGGGGCAGCGGGCAGACGGTCCTGGAGCAAGAAGCGGGCAGCGGGGGTGGCACCCGCCCCCTCCCAGGCAGCCCAAG CAGCATTCCTCAGAGTGGATTGCGCAGAGAGGAGCCTGACCTTCAGCCTCAGCCAGCCAGTGATGCCCTTCGTCCACGCCctgccctcccacctccctccaagTCCGCGCTGCTTCCCCCACCATCTCCTCGGGTGGGTAAGAGGGCTTTGCCAGGACCTAGTGCCCAGCCCCCAGCTACTCCCACTTCGCCCCATCGGCGTACTCAGGAGCCCTCGCTGCCTGAGGACACCATCACCGAAGAGAAGCGAGGGAAAAAGCCTAAGTCATCAGGGCCGTCGCTGGCGGGCACAGTGGAGTCCCGGCCCCAGACGCCACTGAGCGAGGCCTCGGGTCGCCTGTCAGCGCTGGGCCGCTCGCCCCGGCTGGTGCGTGCGGGCTCCCGCATCCTGGATAAGCTGCAGTTCTTCGAGGAGCGGCGACGCAGCCTGGAGCGCAGCGACTCGCCACCAGCGCCCCTGCGGCCCTGGGTGCCCCTGCGCAAGGCTCGCTCGCTGGAGCAGCCCAAGTCCGAGGACAGCGCGGCGTGGGGCACACCAGGGGCCTCGCAGGAGGAGGAGCTGCGGTCACCTAGAGGCAGTGTGGCAGAACGGCGTCGCCTGTTCCAGCAGAAGGCGGCCTCCTTGGACGAGCGCACGCGACAGCGCAGCTCAGCCTCGGACCTCGAGCTCCGCTTCGCCCAGGAGCTGGGCCGCATCCGCAGATCCACGTCGCGGGAGGAACTGGTGCGTTCGCACGAGTCCCTGCGGGCCACGCTGCAGCGCGCCCCATCTCCTCGGGAGCCCGGCGAGCCTCCGCTCTTCTCCCAGCCCTCCACACCCAAGACTTCACGGGCGGTGAGCCCGGCCACCACCCAGCCGCCTCCTCCCAGTGGTCCCGGCAAATCTGGGGACGAACCTGGGAGGCCCCGGAGCCGAGGACCGGTGGGCAGGACTGAGCTGGGGGAAGGCCCGCAGCAGGAGGTTAAGCGACGGGACCAGTTCCCGCTCACCAGGAGCAGAGCCATCCAGGAGTGCAGGAGCCCGGTGCCGCCCGCCACTGCTGATCCCCAAGAAAGCAGGACAAAAGCGCCCTCTGGTCGGAAACGGGAACCCCCTGCACAAGCGGTACGCTTTCTGCCCTGGGCCACTCCGGGGGGCGTGGAGGGCTCTGCTCTGCCCCAAACCTTGGAGAAGAACAAAGCCGGGCCTGAGGCTGAGAAGAGGCTTCGCAGAGGACCTGAAGAGGATGGTCCCTGGGGGGCCTGGGACCGCAGAGGGACCCGAAGCCAAGGCAAAGGTCGCCGCGCTCGGCCTACTTCCCCTGAGCTCG AGTCCTCGGACGACTCCTATGTATCCGCTGGAGAAGAGCCGCTGGAGGCACCAGTGTTTGAGATACCCCTGCAGAACGTGGTGGTGGCACCAGGAGCTGACGTGCTACTTAAGTGTATCATCACCGCCAACCCTCCACCCCAAG TGTCCTGGAAAAAGGATGGGTCCACATTGCACAGTGAGGGGCGCCTTCTCATCCGGGCCGAGGGCGAGCGGCACACGCTGCTGCTCAGGGAGGCCCGGGCTGCTGATGCTGGGAACTATACCGTCACTGCCACCAACGAACTGGGCCAGGCTAGCTGTGCTTCCTCGCTGGCCGTGAGACCTG GCGGGTCCACATCCCCTTTCAGCAGCCCTATCACCTCTGATGAGGAGTACCTGAGCCCCCCAGAGGAGTTCCCAGAGCCTGGGGAGACCTGGCCCAGAACCCCAACCATGAAGCTCAGTCCCAACCAGGATCGGGATTCCTCTGACTCCAAGGCACCCCCAACCTTCAAG GTCTCACTCATGGACCAATCCGTAAGAGAAGGCCAAGATGTCATTATGAGCATCCGAGTGCAGGGGGAGCCCAAGCCTGTGGTCTCCTG GCTGAGAAATCGTCAGCCCGTGCGCCCAGACCAGCGGCGCTTCGCCGAGGAGGCGGAGGGTGGGCTCTGCCGCTTGCGGATCCTGGCTGCCGAGCGGGGCGATGCTGGCTTCTACACCTGCAAGGCCGTCAACGAGTATGGCGCTCGGCAGTGTGAGGCCCGCCTAGAGGTCCGAG GCGAGTGA